GCGGTGGACGGTCGCCCGTCTCGTCGCGGTTTCGTGCCTCGCGTCGGTGCAGCACGCGGCTAAGGTGTTCTATAGACAATTCTTTTGATCTCTGTGCTGCCCAATCACGACGTGAGCTTAAAGTGACAGTGGCTGCGTATAGCGTGACGTAATGCCTGCTACCCTCCTCCTCTCCGGCGCGTTCATCCTGCAGGATTCGCTGTTCTCTCAGCGCGCTTCCATCACTGTCCCACCGGCGCACGCACAGCCCGCGATGTTGATATGTAAAGCGAATCGAGGCAGGCTGTGAAGGACGTCCACGAACGGATTGACGGGCGCGTGTTTTCTTGGCGGTGGTTAAGCTCTTTGAACGTATTTCGATATACGACAGGTCTCGGCAAGAGTATATATTACAAGCTGCGAGTTAGCGACGCGGCGGAGCGTCACGTGTATTTAAGACCCTTCTAAAAATTCGGGGCTCAAAACTTCCACCAgcgttaaaaaaataataatcagCATATATATAAGTGCACCTTTGACAGACGCCCGTAAACGTCGCGCTTCTGACTATCGTCAcacgccgcggcggtctagtgggcTAGACTGCTAGCCccaaggtcgcggggtcgaactccggccgcattttcgatgaaagaaaattgcttgaggcccgtgtacccaggttcagatgcacgttaaaaaaccccaggtgaccgaaattttggaagccctccactacggcgtctctcacaaccaTTGGCGTttgtcccatatatatatatatatatatatatatactagtagccatggcggcgagtgcggtacactatttatgagcctgtttggcgtcacgtagcacgtgaacttattactacctggcagctgaccaatagccccccgtatacaacctaaaggcaccaagtctgccagtacgagaccctcgttaatgaataagggaaagaagtgtatacctaaggggtatatatatatatatatatatatatatatatatatatatatatatatatatatatatatatatatatatatatggtaggaCAAATACTTTACGTCTGTGATACGCATAGGTATGTTACAAATATTCCTCCTTTTTTAAGCGTCTGAGCGGAGGAGTGACTATAGTCGGTGTTTAAATTATTAGCAACATTTAGAAGAACGCTAGCAGAAGACTATATATATGGGGAAAAAAGTGGCAAGCGTGAAGTCGACGCAATGTGAGccattcaccattttttaaatagATAGTTCTAGTTTAATTGCCCTAGGCATCGGATTCACCCTTCTGAATTCGATGCGGTGCTTGTTGTAGGCTATCGCTACAGCAATTATCATTTGAAAGGTGAACGATAAAGCTTATAACAGTAAACGCCTTTTTGAAACCATGTAATCACAATGCATCCTTCGTACCGTAGTGGAGTTATTTATCGTTTAGCCTGGAGGAGAGCGCGAGACAGTGAAATCGACTCAGAACATCAAATCATTTAACGAGAGCGTACGTTTTCACCTGCGCCCTCAGCGTCAGCTTCATTAAcagtcaaactttttttttatttgtataccATATGGTCCTATAGGAACACTTGCAGTGTCCATGAAAACAAATGGTGGTTATTATAAGTATTGATACCCGTCATGTTGCAACCAATCATGTGTCTTTTCGGGTGCCGTGCTGAAAAAGTTTGCAAAGAGCcatgcatacatatatataatAACAACGGTAGCACTTTTGCTGTGGGAGTTCATGATAAGCGAACGTAGTACTGTTTTAAAATAGTCAAGCCATCATTTACCATTATAATCTGTAATATGGGTTGATACATGAGCTTTCGCGAGTAATCTTTTTACATGTAAGTACATTATCTCAAGCACTCAATTATTGATTGTTCCAATTGCTCATAAACATGGGGATGTTCATAACTTCAGTATGActgcgcaacaaaaaaaaatgaaggaagacACGGACTATAGAGAGAAGGAAGCACACACAGTGagcgtgtttttgttgttgttgtgaagtCATGCTGaagttatgaattaccaacttgTCCGAAATTCTGCTCTCATAATGTTCATAAAGATGGGAAGGTTTAAGCGTCCATCAACATGCGAGTGGCCCGAGTATCGGCCAACTGAGGTGCACTCGCGATCTGCGACGTAACCAGCTGCTTGCTGCGCGAGCGTCTGTATTCCAGCGGTCGATTTTGCTCCGTGGTCAGCTGCGCGCGCGGTGGAACTATATGCTCCAGGTTTCTTCAGATTGGCATCGAAATTGGGCGACTTGCAATGGCCGAAACTTCGGTAGACAACAACTCTCCTCTGTGCGGAACATGATGTCACACACTCCAGTGCAAAATAGTCGTCGCAGGTGACTTCGGTGGCTTATTTTGAGTTGAAATATTCTTTTACGTTACTTTTTTTCCTCATAATTGTGTAGACACAATAAACTATCTGCTTTTCTTTATTGCTGCAAACCGCAAAGTGTTGCGTGCGTTGTTCGTGAACTTTATTAAACAATGAGCAACTGCCTACAAAATCATGTGTGTGACTGCACCAGCTGTTGGACAAATGCTGAACGGCCGGTGCCGTATTTTTGCCCCAACGTCCGCTACTCAAAGGTGCACAGTCAAAAAGTGTACGGGTCATGCTTTAACGCGAGTGTGAAATGCATCGCATGTCTGTTCGCGCATGCGGTGAAGAAGCGTTTTCTTCAGCGTACGCATGGGTGCCACCCCTCTCCCTTCCTTTTAATTATCGCTTGCCGCTTTTACTGATGTTTCATCCTCGCAGTTTGAGTTCGCAAAGTGTgaaccagcgaaaaaaaaaagaaaaaaactttcgtGTTCCTTCAATGTCTTTTGCCGGTTGAACTACTCTTATCAGCAGTTTTTGCGTCCCTATCTACACTCAACAATTACGAGGCGTCTGCGACAGCAAACAACGGTGAGGCATCTGCGACAACATCATATATAGATAAAAGCAGCGCGCCTCTTACGTTGGTTCTTAACTGCGGTATTTGCTTCGTTGGCGCGTAAGACATGCGGATGTAATACAACTCACCGTCTTTTTCTGACTTCATCGCAGGGCTCCTCCATTTCCAAGGGCAAGATGGAGGTGACGTCCCTATCGTTGTTTCACTTCGAAGACCGAAGGCACAACGAGAGTGCTGCGATGGTTGCTGGACGAAGGCATCATTCTGGGTGGTGCACCGATGAAACCGTGGCAGTTCAAGTGATGCTATCTGGTTATTAAGCACCGATGTTCCCTTCGTCGAGAATTCCATTACGTGGCGCAGACGTCACCGCTTCGTCGTACGCATCGCCTGGCTGAAAGGATGACGTAAGCTGATTCGGTGCCTGCTGCAGCTTCTGCCCTTCGAGAGGACTGCTGTCGGGAAAAACAATGGCGATGACGGGCTCCAACAGGCCCGAGCTACGCCTCGCATACCGCATCTTCGTCACGATCAACATACTGCTCGCCGTTTACAACATGATATGCTTCCAGATGCCCCGCGCTGACGTGAAGCCCTGCGTGCTGGTCGTCGCCAATCACTCCCAGCCGGAAGCCGCGGATTTCGGCGCGAAGGTTTCACCACTTCCGATGCCACCCCAACCACAGTCACAGCCGGTCAAAACAGCGCCGGCGAACGCCGTCGACAAGCCTCAGTTTCAGAACCGGCAACCGCTCCAGTCAAAGGTGGCCACAACACGCGCGCCAAGCGAAGCGCGTCTGGGACGAATCATCAGCAGCGGCGCCTTCGGCAACGGGGTCAACTCCACGCCGAAAAAAGAATCGACTTCATCGGCCAAGTACGTCGTTCTGTGGGACTTCATACCCTCGGACCTTTCGGTGCCGTTCAACGACAGTGTCACCCTCACGACACAGGCGACTCACGAGTTCCTACAGCACGTCCCGGTCCTGTGCTCGCGATGGCAGGGCCCCATCTCCGTGGCAGTCTTCGCGCCGGGCACCGACTACGCAGTCGCGCTGGACAAGATCGCCTTTCTGCGCCACTGTGACGACCCGTGCGTGAGTGCGAACGTGACGTGGCACATGGTGTACGACAGGGACCACGCGCCGCCGGCGGCAGTCGTGGTCGACTCGTCGTCTTCCGCGGACTTCCTCCAGTCCTGGAACGGCTCGTGCGCCTCGGACGTGATGGAGCGGGACTACGCTCAGTTCCGCAAGGCGCACAGGATGACCTACCCGATCAACGTGCTCCGAAACGTCGCGCGGCGTCGGGCGCGCACGCGCTACATCCTCGCGTCGGACATCGAGCTGTACCCGAGCGCCAACGTGATCCCGCGCTTTATGGACTTGGTCGCCGAGCGCTGGCGTCGCAACGCCACCGAGGCAAGCGCGCCGCAGGTGTTCGTGCTGCCCATATTCGAGGTGCAGGCCAAGCAGCGGCCTCCGCTGACAAAGCGAGTCCTGGTCGATATGCTGCgaaacaagtcggccatcttctTCCACAAGTGGGTCTGCGACCAGTGCCAGAAGTTCCCCAAGCGCGAAGAGTGGATCGAGTACGTGCCGGCAGAGGACGACGCGCTGGGCATCCTCACCACGACCAAGCGCGACCGCACCAAGCGCTCCTGGGAGCCCATTTACATCGGCACCAACGACGACCCTTTCTACGCCGAAGAGCTGACGTGGGAAGGCAAAAGGGACAAGATGTCCCAGGTGAGCCTGACGCAGCTTTTTAAATCGTTGCGTCTCAGGTGTGGTCGCATCGTTGGTCGATGCTACCCACCACTCAAGAATCGAAGCGTATTTCGGTCCCGAAAGGATAACCTCGTTGGCCTTTCCTTGCGTTATCACCGTCTGCCCGGAATTTTCACGTCATGAACGGCGCGCACGATACTAACGGTACAAAGCATTCTTGATTGCAAAGTGATGAACGATGGGTTTTCTAACAAAGCGCAAGCGATAAAGATGACGGCTATTCTGGAACAAAAAGACACTTGAAAGAATGGCGGCTATGTCTAATGTAAAGTGCTCTAGTAATAAAACTTTACCCACAGGAAGAGTTTGTAAAACATGCCCCGTTCGGCACCTTTGCTGTTTAACTACCGATCGGGGTACAGTCTTCCAACAACAATCCTTGCCAGTAGTCGCGGCCTTTGTCACGTTTCACAATGGCTGCGTCACGAATGCGCTCTGACACGCGTGTACAAATTGTCGTTCGAAAAAATCTGGGACGTGCATAAACTCATCTGCAGCTACTGCGTTGCGTCGCTGTTTATGGTGGTGCACGCTGCTGGCCTGAAAGCcccaggttcgattccggctgcggcagtcgcatttcgatggaagcgatgTGCTAGAGGccggtgtactgtgcgatatcagagCGCGTTAAAAGGACATAGGTGGTTGAAATTATCTGGAATTCTCCCCCGACGACGTTTATGATCGCGTGAGTCAcattgggatgttaaacccgacaGGATAAATTGAACCCATCTGTGCTTTCATAGAAGTAT
The sequence above is drawn from the Rhipicephalus microplus isolate Deutch F79 chromosome 3, USDA_Rmic, whole genome shotgun sequence genome and encodes:
- the LOC119173268 gene encoding beta-1,4-glucuronyltransferase 1, with amino-acid sequence MAMTGSNRPELRLAYRIFVTINILLAVYNMICFQMPRADVKPCVLVVANHSQPEAADFGAKVSPLPMPPQPQSQPVKTAPANAVDKPQFQNRQPLQSKVATTRAPSEARLGRIISSGAFGNGVNSTPKKESTSSAKYVVLWDFIPSDLSVPFNDSVTLTTQATHEFLQHVPVLCSRWQGPISVAVFAPGTDYAVALDKIAFLRHCDDPCVSANVTWHMVYDRDHAPPAAVVVDSSSSADFLQSWNGSCASDVMERDYAQFRKAHRMTYPINVLRNVARRRARTRYILASDIELYPSANVIPRFMDLVAERWRRNATEASAPQVFVLPIFEVQAKQRPPLTKRVLVDMLRNKSAIFFHKWVCDQCQKFPKREEWIEYVPAEDDALGILTTTKRDRTKRSWEPIYIGTNDDPFYAEELTWEGKRDKMSQSYELCLRGYDFHILDNAFLVHAPGIKTIIASEERRRVPFVKVNNAHHARIMNSLKSRYPALAKDC